GGTGTTCGTGGTGTCTCCTGCCACCGCCGGAGAGGGCGGCTCACACCGGAGGGCGGGTGCAGGCCATCGGCCTTGGACCGCCGTTGAGCTGGGTTCCTGTGTTCTGGGTGATGCCGGGACGGGTGGGGTGCCTGGTCGTCGGCTTCCGGTGGTTGCCGCAGGCGATCCCCACCCGTCGAGGTGTGCGAATCCGAGGGCCATCGTGGACGGCAGGGAAGGCCGTGCTGGGCCGCTCAGCGGACTTCGGACCGGCGCAGTCGCCGGTGCGATCGAGAGCAGGCGGGACGTGACCCGCGTCAGCGGCAGGAAGGCCGCCAGCAACTCCGAATTCAAGTTCAGCGATCCGGCGGGAAGGCCGCGCTGGCGTGCTCGACGAGGAACACGTTAGCACCGAGCACCGACGCGTCAACCCGCCGTGACCCCGGACCGGAGGCGATCCAGCCGGCTGCCGGCCGTGTCGGGTCTCAGGACGTGCGTGACACGTCCCGTTAGACCATCTTGTCTGCCTCGGGCAGTTCGTGGCGACAGAGTTACGGAAGGTACGTGTAAGCGAAGCGGTAGCGCCGCCTCCCTCCGGGGGCCTTTCTGTGCTGAACTCGATCCTTGAACTGGATCGACAGCGAGAGGTGCTGATGGACGATCATGCCGGTAAGGAGGAGGGGCCGTCCGCGGAAGAACTCGCGCGCCGCACCAGGTGGTTCGAGCAGTACGTCGAGGCGTTGAACCAGCGATCTGTAGTGGCCGAAGCGGGTGACGAACCGTATGCGTGTCCCTGCTGTCGGCACCCGACGATTGAGGGGCGAGGTCAGTTCGAGATCTGCTTCGCCTGCGGCTGGGAGGACGACGGGCAGGATGACGAAGACGCGGGGTCACGTCCGCGCTGGTGGTGTAAGAGACGGCCATCGCGTGATCCGGTCTGATGTTATGCGGCGATCGGGGTGGGGTCGGGCTGGTTGGTGTCGTGTTGGTTGGTGTCGAGGGTGGTCAGGCGGGCTTTGGCGAGGAGTTCCAGGCCCATGTAGCGGCGTCCTTCGGTCCATTCGTCGGTCTGTTCGGCTAGGACTGCGCCGACGAGTCTGATGATGGCCGCTCGGTTGGGGAAGATCCCGACGACGTCGGTGCGGCGGCGGATTTCCTTGTTCAGGCGTTCCTGCGGGTTGTTGGACCAGATCTGGCGCCAGATCTCGCGTGGGAAGCCGGTGAAGGCGAGCAGGTCGTCGCGGGCGGCGTCGAGGTGCTCGGCGGCGGCCGGGAACTTCGCCTCGATCGTGGCGATGACCCGCCGGAACTGGGCGTGAACGGCGTCGGTGTCGGGCTGGTCGAAGATCGTGCGGACCAGGGTGGCTATCCACGGCTGCGCTGATTTCGGGACTTTCGTGAGCAGGTTGCGCAGGTAGTGGGTGCGGCATCGTTGCCAGGTGGCGCCGGGCAGCGCGGCGCCGATCGCTGCCACGAGGCCGCGGTGAGCGTCGGAGATGACCAGCTGGACGCCCGACAGTCCGCGGGCCGTCAGGGATCGCAGGAACGCCAGCCACCCCGCGCCGTCTTCGTCCGAGGCGACGTCGATGCCGAGGACTTCACGTTGGCCGTCGGCGTTGACCCCGACCGCGACCAGGGCGTGGACGTTGACGGTCCGGCCAGCCTCGCGGACCTTCATGGTCAGGGCGTCGGTCCACACGAACGTGTAGTGGGCGGCGTCCAGGGGCCGGTTGCGGAACGCCTCCACCTGCGCGTCCAGATGCTGCGCCATCTCCGAGACCTGCGACTTCGACAACTGCCGGATGCCGAGCTGCTCGACCAGCTTCTCCACCCGCCGCGTCGACACCCCCAGCAGATACGACGTCGCGACCACCGACACGAGGGCCTGCTCGGCCCGCCGCCGATGCGTCAGCAACCAGTCGGGAAAGTAGGAGCCCTGCCGCAGCTTCGGGATCGCCAGGTCGATCGTGCCGGCGCGGGTATCCCATTCCCGGGTCCGGTAGCCGTTACGGGAGTTGACCCGCTCATCACTGCGCTGCCCATATGCGGCGCCGCAGATCGCGTCGGCCTCGGCGGACATCACCGCCTGCGCGAACGTCTTGATCATCGCCTGCAACACATCCGGCGACGCGCCCTCGATCTGCTCGCGCAGCAGGTCAACAGGGTTCACACTCTCTGAAGCGGCCATCGCGTCCT
Above is a window of Micromonospora yangpuensis DNA encoding:
- a CDS encoding IS256 family transposase, giving the protein MAASESVNPVDLLREQIEGASPDVLQAMIKTFAQAVMSAEADAICGAAYGQRSDERVNSRNGYRTREWDTRAGTIDLAIPKLRQGSYFPDWLLTHRRRAEQALVSVVATSYLLGVSTRRVEKLVEQLGIRQLSKSQVSEMAQHLDAQVEAFRNRPLDAAHYTFVWTDALTMKVREAGRTVNVHALVAVGVNADGQREVLGIDVASDEDGAGWLAFLRSLTARGLSGVQLVISDAHRGLVAAIGAALPGATWQRCRTHYLRNLLTKVPKSAQPWIATLVRTIFDQPDTDAVHAQFRRVIATIEAKFPAAAEHLDAARDDLLAFTGFPREIWRQIWSNNPQERLNKEIRRRTDVVGIFPNRAAIIRLVGAVLAEQTDEWTEGRRYMGLELLAKARLTTLDTNQHDTNQPDPTPIAA
- a CDS encoding CPCC family cysteine-rich protein, whose translation is MLNSILELDRQREVLMDDHAGKEEGPSAEELARRTRWFEQYVEALNQRSVVAEAGDEPYACPCCRHPTIEGRGQFEICFACGWEDDGQDDEDAGSRPRWWCKRRPSRDPV